In Oryza sativa Japonica Group chromosome 3, ASM3414082v1, one DNA window encodes the following:
- the LOC9269649 gene encoding LOB domain-containing protein 36 yields the protein MSSSSSPCAACKLLRRKCTQGCVFAPYFPPDQPAKFANVHKVFGASNVTKLLNDLQPEQREDAVNSLAYEAEARLRDPVYGCVAYISILQLRIKQVRDQIVDARKELAAYIGPTAFAPVVAAAAPHTHYLPPADYHHQQLQAQGGGGGAGMGAAGYAHQVVQHQMAGLQVQNPHPHPHPHHHHHHQQMVNAQHMALVEVARDQDMLRARQAGHANAGATVAVEAPGSSSLNADTFDGGPFLLRQQPPSSVQTEPAMALPYHMEPSPPQPSSGHSHDEVSQQQHHHHHHRHHHTDGSDEGSGGAAPPG from the coding sequence ATGTCGTCGTCGAGCTCGCCGTGCGCGGCGTGCAAGCTGCTGCGGCGGAAGTGCACGCAGGGGTGCGTGTTCGCGCCCTACTTCCCGCCGGACCAGCCGGCCAAGTTCGCCAACGTGCACAAGGTGTTCGGCGCGAGCAACGTGACGAAGCTGCTCAACGACCTGCAGCCGGAGCAGCGGGAGGACGCCGTGAACTCGCTGGCGTACGAGGCCGAGGCGCGCCTCCGCGACCCCGTCTACGGCTGCGTCGCCTACATCTCCATCCTCCAGCTCAGGATCAAGCAGGTGCGCGACCAGATCGTCGACGCGCGCAAGGAGCTCGCCGCCTACATCGGCCCCACCGCCTTcgcccccgtcgtcgccgccgccgcgccgcacacGCACTACCTCCCCCCCGCCGActaccaccaccagcagctccAAGCccaaggtggtggtggtggtgctgggaTGGGCGCCGCCGGCTACGCGCACCAGGTGGTGCAGCACCAGATGGCCGGCCTCCAGGTGCAGAACCCGCACCCGCACCCGCACccgcaccaccaccatcaccatcagCAGATGGTGAACGCGCAGCACATGGCCCTCGTCGAGGTCGCGCGGGACCAGGACATGCTGCGAGCGCGCCAGGCCGGCCACGCCAACGCCGGCGCCACCGTCGCGGTCGAGGCGCCAGGGTCGTCGTCGCTCAACGCCGACACCTTCGACGGCGGCCCGTTCCTCCTTCGCCAGCAGCCGCCCTCGTCGGTGCAGACCGAGCCGGCAATGGCCCTCCCGTACCACATGGAGCCGTCCCCGCCGCAGCCGTCATCCGGCCACTCGCACGACGAGgtctcgcagcagcagcaccaccaccaccaccaccggcaccACCACACGGACGGCAGCGacgaggggagcggcggcgccgccccgccgggctga